From Xylanibacter oryzae DSM 17970, a single genomic window includes:
- the trxA gene encoding thioredoxin produces METFNDVILSDKLVLVDFFATWCQPCKMMHPILEQLKDVLGDNIRIIKIDVDKQSKTAGQYNIQSVPTLMLFRKGQSLWRKSGALSLAELRNIVNGYL; encoded by the coding sequence ATGGAAACATTTAATGACGTAATATTAAGCGATAAACTAGTTTTGGTGGATTTCTTCGCAACATGGTGTCAACCTTGCAAGATGATGCATCCCATTCTGGAACAACTGAAAGATGTATTAGGTGATAACATTCGTATCATAAAGATAGATGTAGATAAACAAAGTAAAACGGCTGGTCAATATAATATTCAGTCTGTACCAACACTTATGTTATTCCGCAAAGGACAGTCGCTTTGGAGAAAAAGTGGGGCATTGTCGCTTGCAGAATTAAGAAACATCGTCAACGGATATTTATAA
- a CDS encoding translation initiation factor — MADWKSALAALGATGDNVEASEKKDVDRKKRVGVVYSTNTDFGYSENSEDEMVTIPKNQQKLRLNMERAGRGGKTVTLVKGFIGPEDDMMNLCKLLKQKCGVGGSVKDGEIIIQGDHRQRLVDILKKEGYTQTK, encoded by the coding sequence ATGGCAGATTGGAAAAGTGCTTTGGCTGCTCTTGGAGCAACAGGCGATAATGTTGAAGCATCTGAAAAGAAGGATGTTGATAGAAAAAAACGAGTAGGCGTAGTTTACTCCACGAATACAGATTTCGGCTATTCTGAGAATTCAGAGGATGAAATGGTGACGATACCTAAAAATCAGCAGAAGTTGAGGCTGAATATGGAACGTGCAGGGCGTGGTGGCAAGACTGTGACCCTCGTGAAAGGCTTTATTGGCCCTGAAGATGATATGATGAATCTTTGTAAGCTCTTAAAGCAAAAATGCGGCGTTGGAGGTTCTGTAAAAGATGGAGAGATTATAATCCAAGGTGACCATCGCCAACGACTTGTAGATATTTTGAAGAAAGAAGGTTATACACAAACAAAGTGA
- a CDS encoding HipA domain-containing protein: MCKCLYCYKPLNKGEKDMHPGCIAKFFGTNLMPTLDYTTEHLEELAKQVIQDQTSLTGVQSKLSLNLNEHEGSNRLTIVGLWGGYICKPQTTTYEQMPEVEDLTMHLAELARIQVVPHTLMRMADDSLCYLTRRIDRTPNGEKLAMEDMCQLTERQTEHKYKSSYERIGKTVLQYSSVPKMDVTNFFEIVLFSWLTGNNDMHLKNFSLYEPLGDGIRLTPAYDLLNAAIINTKDDEELALTLNGRKKKLKKEDFFKCAERLDIEDIIVERLINKYVKLLPKFENLIHNSFLSEKLQCKFLELLKERLDRLILE, translated from the coding sequence ATGTGTAAATGTTTGTATTGTTATAAGCCACTTAATAAAGGCGAAAAAGATATGCATCCTGGTTGTATAGCAAAATTTTTCGGAACCAATCTTATGCCAACTTTGGATTATACAACTGAGCATTTAGAAGAACTAGCAAAGCAGGTGATACAAGACCAAACATCTCTTACTGGTGTTCAGTCAAAATTGTCTTTGAACTTAAATGAGCATGAGGGTAGTAATCGACTGACTATAGTAGGGTTATGGGGAGGATATATTTGTAAACCACAGACAACTACCTATGAGCAAATGCCAGAAGTAGAAGATCTAACGATGCATCTGGCAGAGTTGGCCCGGATTCAAGTAGTACCTCATACGCTGATGCGGATGGCTGACGATTCGCTCTGTTACCTAACGCGACGCATTGACCGAACTCCTAATGGTGAAAAGTTGGCCATGGAAGACATGTGTCAACTCACAGAGAGACAGACCGAACATAAGTACAAAAGTAGTTATGAGCGCATAGGAAAAACTGTGCTTCAGTATTCTTCTGTTCCCAAGATGGATGTCACTAATTTCTTTGAAATAGTATTGTTCTCATGGCTGACAGGTAATAACGATATGCACTTGAAGAACTTTTCGCTTTATGAGCCTCTAGGTGATGGTATTCGCTTAACTCCAGCTTATGATTTGCTAAATGCAGCTATTATCAATACTAAGGATGACGAAGAGCTGGCTTTGACTTTGAATGGGCGAAAGAAAAAACTGAAGAAAGAAGATTTTTTTAAATGTGCCGAAAGGCTAGATATAGAAGATATTATTGTGGAGCGTCTTATCAATAAATATGTTAAGCTTCTGCCTAAGTTCGAGAATTTGATTCATAACTCTTTCTTAAGTGAAAAACTACAGTGCAAATTTTTAGAGTTGCTGAAAGAAAGACTTGATAGGCTTATTTTGGAATAG
- a CDS encoding HipA N-terminal domain-containing protein yields the protein MRQANVYYKSQLAGVLTENDEGYEFSYLSDYLSSENAKPVSLTLPLQEQVFKSRVLFPFFDGLIPEGWLLDIATRNMDISILDRMSLLLVCCKDCIGAVSIEAIQGKEENHV from the coding sequence ATGAGACAAGCCAATGTTTATTATAAAAGTCAGTTAGCTGGAGTGTTGACAGAAAACGATGAAGGTTACGAATTCAGTTACCTTTCAGACTATCTATCGTCAGAAAATGCTAAGCCTGTGAGCTTGACATTACCATTGCAGGAACAGGTATTTAAAAGTCGTGTGTTGTTTCCATTCTTTGATGGATTGATACCCGAAGGATGGCTGCTTGATATTGCCACTCGTAATATGGATATCAGTATACTAGACCGTATGTCTCTCTTATTGGTTTGTTGCAAAGATTGTATTGGAGCTGTAAGCATTGAAGCTATTCAAGGAAAGGAGGAAAATCATGTGTAA
- a CDS encoding cupin domain-containing protein produces the protein MKNFKKTTVQMDAARTELHELLNLSGEEISINNMPAGAQVPFAHKHKQNEEVYGVISGKGFMNIDGEDVILNAGDWMRVDPSAKRQLRAADDSAISYICIQTKAGSLDEFTATDGVIL, from the coding sequence ATGAAGAATTTTAAGAAGACAACCGTTCAGATGGATGCAGCTCGCACAGAGCTCCATGAGTTATTAAACCTTTCCGGTGAAGAAATTTCAATAAACAATATGCCAGCTGGTGCACAAGTACCTTTCGCTCATAAGCATAAGCAAAACGAAGAAGTATACGGTGTTATATCAGGTAAAGGCTTTATGAATATTGATGGTGAGGATGTAATTTTAAATGCCGGTGATTGGATGCGCGTTGATCCTTCAGCAAAACGTCAGCTTCGTGCAGCCGATGATAGTGCCATTAGTTACATCTGCATTCAGACGAAGGCCGGTTCACTAGATGAGTTTACTGCTACTGATGGAGTGATCCTATAA
- a CDS encoding MarR family winged helix-turn-helix transcriptional regulator, with translation MIDQNSILKIKKGHVILEEMFHAIKKRIKGQAELKLKITTEQFKLLHAIDQKKDEVIQKDMADMMGKNKSTILRLIDSLETKGLVKRVADTKDRRKNYLMVTKKGKEIIKQYECILKLIIEDLEQGLTVSELNTFYKVAAHFKSMAEP, from the coding sequence ATGATAGATCAGAATTCAATATTAAAAATAAAAAAGGGACATGTCATATTAGAAGAGATGTTCCATGCGATAAAAAAACGTATTAAAGGTCAGGCAGAACTAAAATTAAAGATAACTACTGAGCAGTTTAAGTTGCTGCATGCTATAGATCAGAAAAAGGATGAAGTAATACAAAAAGATATGGCTGATATGATGGGGAAGAATAAATCAACCATATTGAGATTGATTGACTCATTAGAAACAAAAGGATTAGTCAAAAGAGTAGCGGATACTAAAGATAGACGTAAAAATTATTTAATGGTTACAAAAAAGGGTAAGGAAATAATAAAACAATATGAGTGTATTCTTAAGTTAATCATTGAAGATCTTGAACAAGGTCTTACAGTATCTGAATTAAATACTTTTTATAAAGTTGCAGCCCATTTTAAGAGTATGGCTGAACCTTGA
- a CDS encoding helix-turn-helix transcriptional regulator has protein sequence MNNLSPIVKSLRKQYNLTQEDLSLKSGVGLRFVRDLEQGKESLRLDKVNQLLDFFNYEVTATPKVKP, from the coding sequence ATGAATAATTTATCACCTATCGTAAAATCACTGCGAAAGCAGTATAACTTAACACAGGAAGACCTGTCGTTGAAGTCGGGTGTTGGTTTGCGCTTTGTTCGAGACTTGGAGCAAGGCAAAGAATCGTTGCGTTTAGACAAAGTTAATCAGTTGCTAGATTTTTTCAACTATGAAGTTACAGCAACTCCAAAAGTAAAGCCTTAA
- a CDS encoding GlsB/YeaQ/YmgE family stress response membrane protein produces the protein MLEHIVEFTAWPILTGIIIGYIANKIMSGQGKGCCMNLIIGIVGSYVGTLISHLLNIQLFGKGYITNFVFCVLGAVVVLWIWKKLFD, from the coding sequence ATGTTAGAACACATTGTAGAATTCACTGCATGGCCGATACTGACAGGTATCATCATCGGCTACATTGCAAACAAAATTATGAGCGGTCAAGGTAAAGGATGTTGCATGAACCTTATCATTGGCATAGTTGGTAGTTATGTAGGAACTTTAATAAGTCATTTGCTGAACATACAATTATTTGGGAAGGGCTATATTACAAATTTCGTATTCTGCGTTCTTGGTGCAGTGGTTGTGTTGTGGATTTGGAAGAAACTCTTTGATTAA